A stretch of Dama dama isolate Ldn47 chromosome 22, ASM3311817v1, whole genome shotgun sequence DNA encodes these proteins:
- the LOC133043040 gene encoding proline-rich protein 2-like, with product MTVVATAPDARCPGGRRRTVPPPPARNQGGGRGRARGGRGSPLSPGAPRRGALLRPPPNEPAAPPAASRPGHPVRTPLGPPHRPHPPPIGPPCLPAEADDPPTSPARRCRLTCRSRRRRRRRRCARLSRPPGPEPRLPPASRPNADTKPALIGHARHVTATLRRRQFQTAEQTESPRAGPHPRPGPGTPSPPPLPRRDPGIPRPAARVAARPAGRSNAEPPGAGGAAR from the exons ATGACAGTGGTGGCAACGGCCCCA GACGCTCGCTGCCCGGGAGGTCGACGGCGGACAGTCCCCCCGCCTCCAGCGAGGAACcagggaggggggcggggaagaGCGCGGGGCGGCCGGGGGTCCCCACTGTCCCCCGGGGCCCCTCGCCGCGGAGCCCTTCTGCGCCCTCCCCCCAACGAGCCTGCGGCCCCACCCGCCGCCTCTCGGCCCGGCCACCCGGTCCGCACGCCGCTCGGCCCGCCTCACCGGCCTCACCCGCCGCCGATCGGTCCGCCCTGCCTGCCCGCCGAGGCAGACGACCCGCCCACCTCGCCGGCCCGGCGGTGCCGCCTCACCTGCCggtcccgccgccgccgccgccgccgccgatgCGCCCGCCTCTCCCGCCCTCCGGGCCCGGAGCCCCGCCTGCCGCCGGCGTCCCGGCCGAACGCGGACACAAAGCCGGCGCTGATTGGCCACGCTCGTCACGTGACCGCAACGCTCCGCCGGCGCCAATTTCAAACAGCGGAACAAACTGAAAGCCCCAGAGCGGGACCCCACCCCCGGCCCGGGCCCGGGacaccctccccccctcccctcccccgccgggACCCCGGGATTCCCCGCCCCGCAGCCAGGGTCGCGGCCCGGCCCGCAGGTCGGAGCAACGCCGAGCCGCCCGGAGCCGGCGGTGCAGCGAG GTAG
- the RHNO1 gene encoding RAD9, HUS1, RAD1-interacting nuclear orphan protein 1 produces MPPRKKRRQAAQKPQLLFHQQPLEGPKYRCRSPQLPVVTHTRQVPSKPVDHNTITSWVSPQFDTTAESWFPGNRKHHHRDQKRRSSRKSTSSRFPCLTFETPQSSASSATPGIPAIKDGPSQPEKDISGRPLVPMLSPQSCRELSAHALPDFPCAFIPRDIQTPGSPGQGEPIPSEVRENSLPSCSLHTSTPKSPEPGPILVKDTPEEKYGIKVTWRRRRHLFAYLRERGKLSRSQFLVKD; encoded by the exons ATGCCTCCCAGGAAAAAGCGCCGCCAAGCTGCCCAGAAACCCCAGCTGCTATTCCACCAACAACCACTGGAGGGCCCCAAATACCGCTGTCGATCTCCCCAGCTTCCCGTGGTCACCCACACTAGACAGGTGCCCAGCAAGCCTGTGGACCACAACACCATCACTTCCTGG GTATCACCTCAGTTTGATACAACAGCAGAAAGCTGGTTCCCAGGCAACCGGAAGCATCATCATCGAGACCAGAAAAGGCGTTCAAGTCGAAAATCTACCAGCTCCAGGTTTCCATGTCTAACGTTTGAGACTCCACAGTCTTCTGCCAGTTCAGCCACACCTGGGATCCCGGCAATCAAGGATGGCCCCAGTCAACCAGAAAAGGACATTTCTGGAAGGCCCCTGGTGCCCATGCTCAGCCCCCAGAGCTGCAGGGAGCTGTCGGCACATGCACTTCCAGACTTCCCGTGTGCATTCATTCCCCGGGACATCCAGACCCCAGGATCCCCGGGGCAGGGAGAGCCCATTCCCTCTGAAGTGAGGGAAAACAGCCTTCCCAGCTGTTCCCTTCACACGAGCACGCCCAAGAGCCCAGAGCCCGGGCCTATTCTGGTTAAAGACACCCCAGAGGAGAAGTACGGGATAAAAGTCACATGGAGGAGGCGACGACACCTGTTTGCGTACCTCAGGGAGAGGGGAAAGCTGAGCAGAAGCCAGTTCCTTGTGAAAGACTGA